A window of Cryptomeria japonica chromosome 3, Sugi_1.0, whole genome shotgun sequence contains these coding sequences:
- the LOC131874567 gene encoding pentatricopeptide repeat-containing protein At2g33680-like: MYISSALVDMYAKCGSMDDAEKAFRRLPRHDAVSWTAMIGGYVQNGFGVEALELFCTMRKVDIDPDEFTFSSILTACASLSLEVGKQVHAHVKKIGQELDVTVGNALVTMYSKCGSIDNAQEIFERMVQRNLTSWNSMILACAQHGQCKGAIKLFEQIQTSQVKADGITFLGVLHACCHKGFVAEGRHYFHLMSRDRGIIPREEHYACMVDLLGRAGQLIEAEDFINSMPFKPGIMVWQTLLGACTSCGNMELGIRTAEHLLSLDPQDSATYVLLSNIYAAAGRWDDRARVRKLMKDRGVRKEVGCSWIEVNSKVHAFVLDSRLHPQMKGICE; the protein is encoded by the coding sequence ATGTATATTAGTAGTGCTCTTGTTGATATGTATGCAAAGTGTGGAagcatggatgatgcagagaaagcCTTCAGAAGGTTGCCCAGGCATGATGCAGTATCATGGACTGCGATGATTGGAGGATATGTGCAAAATGGCTTTGGGGTAGAAGCTCTGGAGCTTTTTTGCACTATGAGAAAGGTGGATATTGATCCAGACGAATTCACCTTTTCCAGCATTCTTACAGCATGTGCGAGTTTGTCTTTAGAAGTAGGCAAGCAAGTCCATGCTCATGTGAAGAAAATTGGCCAAGAGTTGGATGTCACGGTGGGGAACGCCCTTGTTACCATGTATTCGAAATGTGGAAGCATTGACAATGCACAAGAAATTTTCGAAAGAATGGTTCAGAGAAATTTAACTTCATGGAATTCAATGATTCTAGCATGTGCACAGCATGGACAATGCAAAGGTGCAATTAaactttttgaacaaattcaaacaTCACAAGTGAAGGCAGACGGTATAACTTTTCTTGGAGTTCTTCATGCTTGCTGCCATAAGGGCTTCGTAGCAGAAGGTCGTCACTATTTTCATTTGATGAGTAGGGATCGTGGTATCATACCAAGAGAAGAGCATTATGCTTGCATGGTTGACCTCCTTGGACGTGCTGGACAGTTAATTGAGGCCGAAGATTTTATCAATTCCATGCCATTCAAACCTGGTATTATGGTGTGGCAGACACTGCTTGGTGCTTGTACAAGCTGTGGTAATATGGAGTTAGGAATTCGTACTGCTGAGCATTTGCTTAGTTTGGATCCACAAGATTCTGCAACATATGTGCTTCTGTCCAACATTTATGCAGCAGCTGGCAGATGGGATGATAGAGCAAGAGTAAGAAAGCTGATGAAAGACAGAGGAGTCAGAAAGGAAGTtggatgtagttggattgaagtCAATAGCAAGGTGCACGCTTTTGTTCTTGATAGTAGATTACATCCACAAATGAAGGGAATCTGTGAATGA